The following proteins are encoded in a genomic region of Chloracidobacterium sp.:
- a CDS encoding efflux RND transporter permease subunit: MLNRIIEFSVTNKLVVLMMVAIMACAGVYNLINLPIDAVPDVTNVQVQVLTSAPSLAPLEVERQITFPVEVAMSGIPNVEELRSVSKFGISNVTIVFEESTDIYFARQLVMERLSQAREQIPSDIGSPELGPIATGLGEIYQYEVRTAPGYDYSPTDLRTIHDWNIRRQLLSVPGITEVNAHGGFGKQYDVMLSPEKLQSYGLTLNDIYEAVTRNNGTVGGGYIEKGAEQYLLRGIGLVEKPEDIANIVIKASPEGVPIFIRDLGEIVEGRNIRQGAVSADGQGEIVSGMAIMLKGENSRTVIERVKNKVAEIQKTLPEGVSIVPFYDRTELVKRAISTVEKNLVEGAVLVVLVLLLLLGNWRGALLVATIIPLSMLFAATLMRFFNVSGNLMSLGALDFGLIVDGAVVMVENAVRRRGEAQHAGSNTQSERTILEACREVARPVVFAVAIIAIVYLPILSLRGIEGKMFVPMAMTVIFALLGSLLLSLTYVPAMLTLVLKGKVSENESPLIRWAKLIYAPSLALVMKFRSQVFAVALVLVLISGAVFPYLGGEFIPRLDEGDLLIETILLPSVSLDEAMRTTTKMERSLTAFPEVKTIVSKCGAPAVATDSMSINQCDIFVMLKPVENWTAGMTKERLIAEMSDKLNAEVPDIASFGFLQPIEMRVNELIAGTRGDVAIKLFGDDLDVLADKAKQIEAVVRTIAGAVETKTEVTTGLPQLQVKADRAAIARYGLNVEDVNDLVESIFAGRAAGQVFEGEKRFDIRLRLNEDASRSIQSVKDLVLTASNGQRVPLAQVAEISLVEGASQISREDTHRRIVVSTNIRDRDISSFVQEAKQKLEQQVKLPPGYYLTWGGAFENLQRATDTLMIVVPIALFLIFVLLYSTFSSARQALLIYTGIPFAIVGGVFALALSGMPFSISAGVGFIALFGIAVLNGVVMVSFINYLREKGVSVRDAVNEGAMTRLRPVLMTALVASLGFVPMAIATSAGAEVQRPLATVVIGGLITSTLLTLLILPTLYAWVIKEALPDTDE; this comes from the coding sequence ATGCTGAACAGGATCATTGAGTTCTCCGTAACGAATAAGCTCGTCGTTCTGATGATGGTTGCTATCATGGCATGCGCCGGCGTTTACAATCTCATAAACCTTCCGATCGACGCAGTGCCGGACGTTACCAACGTACAGGTACAGGTGCTGACGTCAGCGCCGAGCCTCGCTCCGCTCGAGGTCGAGAGGCAGATCACTTTTCCGGTCGAGGTCGCGATGAGCGGCATCCCGAATGTTGAAGAGCTTCGCTCGGTATCAAAATTCGGTATTTCAAACGTTACGATCGTCTTTGAGGAATCGACAGATATCTATTTTGCCCGCCAACTCGTGATGGAGCGGCTCTCGCAGGCCCGCGAACAGATACCGTCGGATATTGGATCGCCGGAACTCGGCCCGATAGCTACGGGGCTTGGCGAGATCTATCAATATGAAGTCAGGACCGCTCCGGGATATGACTATTCACCGACCGACCTGCGCACGATACACGATTGGAATATTCGCCGCCAGCTCCTAAGCGTCCCCGGCATTACAGAGGTGAATGCACACGGCGGCTTCGGAAAACAGTATGACGTTATGCTCTCGCCGGAAAAGCTGCAAAGCTATGGACTGACGCTGAACGATATTTACGAAGCAGTTACACGCAATAACGGCACCGTCGGCGGCGGTTACATCGAAAAAGGGGCGGAGCAATATCTCCTGCGCGGCATCGGCTTGGTAGAAAAGCCCGAAGATATTGCCAATATTGTCATCAAGGCAAGTCCGGAAGGCGTTCCGATCTTTATTCGCGACCTCGGTGAGATCGTCGAAGGCAGAAATATCAGGCAAGGGGCTGTTTCAGCGGATGGCCAAGGCGAGATCGTCTCAGGCATGGCGATCATGCTCAAAGGCGAAAACTCACGTACGGTGATCGAGCGTGTAAAGAACAAGGTAGCAGAGATCCAGAAGACACTGCCCGAAGGCGTCTCGATTGTTCCCTTTTATGACCGCACTGAGCTTGTAAAGCGTGCAATATCCACGGTCGAAAAGAATCTTGTTGAAGGCGCGGTACTTGTCGTGCTTGTGCTGCTGTTGCTGCTCGGCAATTGGCGTGGTGCACTGCTTGTCGCGACGATAATTCCGCTGTCCATGCTCTTTGCGGCGACCCTTATGCGTTTCTTCAACGTATCAGGTAACCTGATGAGCCTCGGCGCTTTGGACTTCGGCCTGATCGTTGACGGGGCCGTCGTAATGGTCGAGAACGCGGTGCGCCGCCGAGGTGAGGCTCAGCACGCAGGCTCAAACACGCAGTCCGAGCGCACGATACTCGAAGCGTGCCGTGAGGTTGCAAGGCCGGTCGTCTTTGCCGTTGCGATCATCGCAATAGTGTATCTGCCGATCTTAAGCCTCCGAGGGATCGAGGGAAAGATGTTCGTGCCGATGGCAATGACGGTGATCTTTGCCCTGCTCGGTTCACTTTTGCTTTCGCTTACATACGTTCCTGCGATGCTGACGCTTGTTCTTAAGGGTAAGGTCTCTGAAAATGAAAGCCCGCTCATCCGTTGGGCAAAGCTCATTTACGCGCCGTCGCTGGCACTCGTCATGAAGTTTCGCTCGCAGGTCTTTGCTGTTGCTTTGGTGTTGGTCTTGATCTCTGGCGCTGTCTTTCCGTATCTCGGCGGCGAGTTCATTCCGCGGCTTGACGAAGGCGATCTGTTGATAGAAACGATACTTCTGCCCAGTGTGTCGCTGGACGAAGCGATGCGTACGACGACAAAAATGGAGAGATCGCTAACTGCATTTCCGGAGGTCAAGACCATCGTCTCGAAATGCGGCGCACCCGCTGTCGCGACTGATTCAATGAGTATCAATCAATGCGACATTTTTGTGATGCTCAAACCGGTCGAGAACTGGACCGCCGGAATGACCAAAGAACGGCTTATCGCAGAAATGTCCGACAAATTGAATGCCGAGGTCCCGGATATCGCGTCATTCGGCTTTCTGCAGCCTATCGAGATGCGTGTGAACGAGCTGATCGCCGGAACGCGCGGCGACGTCGCAATAAAGCTCTTTGGCGACGACCTTGACGTACTTGCGGACAAGGCGAAGCAGATCGAAGCGGTCGTCAGAACGATCGCGGGTGCGGTCGAAACAAAGACCGAGGTTACCACCGGCCTGCCGCAGCTTCAGGTAAAGGCCGATCGCGCCGCGATCGCACGCTACGGCCTTAACGTAGAAGATGTGAATGACCTCGTCGAGTCGATCTTTGCGGGCCGGGCGGCGGGGCAGGTTTTCGAAGGCGAAAAGCGTTTCGATATCCGGCTGAGACTCAATGAGGATGCTTCGCGCTCGATCCAATCGGTAAAGGATCTTGTTCTGACGGCTTCGAACGGCCAGCGTGTGCCGCTCGCGCAAGTGGCTGAGATATCACTGGTCGAAGGAGCATCGCAGATCTCGCGCGAAGACACACATCGCCGAATTGTCGTATCGACCAACATCCGCGATCGCGATATCTCAAGCTTTGTACAGGAAGCGAAACAAAAACTCGAACAACAGGTAAAGCTCCCGCCGGGCTACTATCTGACCTGGGGCGGAGCTTTCGAGAATCTCCAAAGAGCAACCGACACCCTTATGATCGTAGTGCCGATCGCTCTGTTCCTGATCTTCGTTTTGCTCTACTCGACCTTTTCATCAGCGAGACAGGCGTTGCTGATCTATACCGGCATTCCGTTCGCGATCGTCGGCGGAGTGTTCGCGTTGGCGCTCAGTGGAATGCCGTTCTCGATCTCTGCAGGTGTGGGCTTTATCGCCCTATTCGGCATTGCCGTGCTTAACGGCGTGGTAATGGTCAGCTTTATCAATTATCTTCGCGAGAAAGGCGTATCCGTACGTGACGCCGTCAACGAAGGAGCAATGACAAGGCTGAGGCCGGTATTGATGACCGCTCTCGTGGCAAGCCTAGGATTCGTTCCTATGGCGATCGCGACCTCCGCGGGCGCCGAAGTACAAAGGCCGCTTGCGACAGTTGTCATCGGCGGCCTCATTACATCGACACTTCTGACACTCCTGATATTGCCGACGCTTTATGCGTGGGTGATCAAAGAAGCATTGCCCGATACTGACGAATAA
- a CDS encoding DUF937 domain-containing protein has product MFSLQDLLGQAQGDEAVSEISQNVGAEPSLVNSAIQMALPAIIGGLANNASTPSGAESLNNALDQDHSDGGVLGNLGGLAGMIFGGGQNTPAPRQADAGGILGHILGNSQGAVAQDVAQRSGMNIGQVAQILMFLAPIVMGYLGKQKQQQGIGADGLGGLLGGLLGGSAATAPQSSGNAVLDMASSVLDGNRDGSAIDDIASMAFKYLTNR; this is encoded by the coding sequence ATGTTTTCATTACAGGACCTATTGGGACAGGCACAAGGCGACGAAGCGGTTTCGGAGATCAGCCAAAATGTCGGTGCGGAACCTTCGTTGGTAAATTCGGCTATACAAATGGCTTTGCCGGCGATCATCGGCGGATTGGCAAATAACGCTTCTACGCCATCGGGTGCCGAAAGTCTTAACAACGCACTCGATCAGGATCACAGCGACGGCGGTGTGCTCGGTAATTTGGGCGGCCTCGCCGGAATGATATTCGGCGGCGGCCAGAATACTCCGGCACCGCGTCAGGCTGATGCCGGCGGAATACTCGGGCATATTCTGGGCAATTCACAGGGGGCTGTGGCTCAGGACGTTGCTCAGCGTTCGGGAATGAATATCGGACAGGTCGCACAGATCCTGATGTTTCTTGCCCCCATCGTTATGGGATATTTGGGTAAGCAAAAGCAGCAGCAGGGAATTGGTGCGGACGGACTCGGCGGGCTACTCGGCGGATTGCTCGGAGGTTCGGCGGCAACTGCTCCGCAGTCGTCAGGCAATGCAGTTCTCGATATGGCATCGTCCGTACTTGATGGCAACCGGGACGGTTCGGCAATTGATGACATCGCTTCGATGGCGTTCAAGTATCTGACCAATCGTTAG
- a CDS encoding diacylglycerol kinase family lipid kinase has product MTQRSESSNGADAILPLVIVNPRSAGGNTREKWSATAGDLRAHFGPFAVAFTRSPGHAAEIAERAARDGRTFIIACGGDGTINEVANGIIRSGVDTELGILPSGTGGDLRRSLGIPLSNREAAAALRTGETRRIDIGRVTFVGTNGVATTRIFLNVSSAGLAAEIIRRVKSTEVFKWLPGDALRGKLHFAVSTLIQALSPKPVTVYVKIDEKEERPLETLAFCVANSRYFGGGMLIAPDASLCDGKLDIINVGDLGTVEILLNAHTLYRGTHTSLSKVKSMQAKRVEIRPADPNAEILIETDGELPGKLPAVYEIVPNALRLRVPAKQKL; this is encoded by the coding sequence GTGACCCAAAGATCGGAATCTTCGAACGGAGCAGACGCAATTCTGCCGCTCGTGATCGTAAATCCGCGATCAGCGGGCGGAAATACGCGGGAGAAATGGTCTGCGACCGCCGGCGACCTGCGTGCCCACTTCGGGCCGTTCGCGGTCGCATTCACCCGCTCGCCCGGCCACGCTGCAGAGATCGCCGAACGTGCGGCCCGCGACGGCCGAACATTTATCATTGCCTGCGGCGGCGACGGCACGATAAATGAGGTCGCGAACGGAATTATTCGGTCGGGTGTTGATACCGAGCTCGGCATTCTGCCGTCCGGCACCGGCGGCGACCTGCGCCGCTCTTTGGGAATTCCGCTGTCAAACCGGGAAGCTGCGGCCGCACTGCGTACCGGCGAAACAAGACGCATCGACATCGGCCGCGTAACCTTTGTCGGAACGAATGGAGTTGCGACGACGCGCATCTTCTTGAACGTCTCATCCGCAGGGCTTGCGGCTGAGATAATCCGCCGCGTCAAATCTACTGAGGTGTTCAAATGGCTGCCCGGCGATGCCCTGCGCGGTAAACTGCATTTTGCCGTATCGACATTGATCCAGGCGCTGTCACCCAAACCTGTGACGGTATATGTAAAGATCGACGAAAAAGAGGAGCGGCCTCTCGAAACCTTGGCGTTCTGTGTTGCAAATTCACGTTATTTCGGCGGCGGGATGCTGATAGCGCCTGATGCAAGTTTATGCGACGGCAAGCTCGACATTATCAACGTCGGCGACCTCGGCACGGTCGAGATACTACTCAACGCACATACGCTTTATCGCGGCACTCACACCTCACTAAGCAAAGTGAAAAGTATGCAGGCGAAACGCGTTGAGATCAGGCCCGCAGACCCGAATGCAGAAATACTGATCGAGACCGACGGCGAACTTCCCGGCAAACTCCCGGCCGTTTATGAGATCGTGCCTAATGCTCTGAGACTGCGTGTGCCAGCGAAACAGAAGCTTTAG
- a CDS encoding SLC13 family permease produces MSPIVITLILLLVAIILFATEKIPVDIVGLLLVMALVVTRVLSVQDAVAGFGNDIIITIGGLFVLVGGLTKTGIVDALGRRMHKVAGENVFVLTVLTMAVAAISASVLKNTTTTAMLLPVVLGLCTKAKIAPSKLMMPLAFGAILGGSCTLIGTSTNLAVSGAIQRYGQAPFSMFELAPVGLIMLLVGMVYMLTLGRRMLPDRGAEGSLTDQYRMREYISELIVLPGSPLDGKTIAGADLSKHLDLNVLGIIREGEKIIAPSSTERIRRRDSLIVEGALSDILRVKDEVGLEIKPDFLLSDTELEGGSVELLEVLVMRNSRLLRRTLKQLAFRERYQMTVLAINRHGQTFVNKLSDIEIAFGDVLLVQGKRSGIEQLVSDSDLIILEDVTSAKPRSSKRRWAVASFLLFLGLSLSRVATDLEIPLAIAVLSGVMLLLATRTVEARDIYGLINFPVLVLIACMMSFGVAMENTGADKLLAGFINDNLQQFGPLAILGGFIILTVLLTQPMSNQAAALVVLPVAVKSAIALGVNPRTFIIAVTYAASFSFITPLEPACVMVYTPGRYRFFDFVKIGTIMTAAVFVVAMLLVPVYWPF; encoded by the coding sequence ATGTCGCCGATAGTTATCACGCTCATCCTGCTGCTCGTTGCGATCATACTGTTCGCGACGGAAAAGATCCCGGTCGATATCGTGGGGTTGCTGCTGGTGATGGCGCTTGTCGTTACGCGCGTGCTGTCGGTGCAGGATGCAGTCGCCGGTTTCGGGAATGACATAATCATTACCATCGGCGGATTGTTCGTACTTGTCGGCGGCCTTACCAAAACAGGGATCGTCGATGCTCTCGGCCGGCGTATGCACAAGGTTGCCGGCGAGAATGTCTTTGTGCTTACGGTGCTCACGATGGCAGTCGCTGCTATCAGCGCTTCGGTGCTTAAGAATACAACAACAACGGCTATGCTCCTGCCGGTCGTGCTAGGGTTATGTACAAAGGCAAAGATCGCTCCGTCAAAATTGATGATGCCTTTGGCATTCGGGGCGATACTTGGCGGAAGCTGCACTCTTATCGGCACCTCAACGAATCTGGCCGTAAGCGGCGCGATACAGCGATACGGCCAAGCGCCTTTCTCGATGTTCGAGCTTGCACCTGTCGGGTTGATCATGCTGCTCGTCGGTATGGTGTATATGCTGACGCTTGGCAGAAGGATGCTGCCCGATCGCGGAGCCGAAGGATCGCTGACCGATCAGTATCGGATGCGGGAATACATATCCGAGCTGATCGTCCTGCCCGGATCGCCTCTTGACGGCAAGACCATTGCCGGAGCGGATCTCAGCAAACATCTCGATCTTAACGTCCTCGGCATTATCCGCGAGGGTGAAAAGATCATTGCCCCGAGCTCGACCGAGCGGATAAGGCGGCGCGATTCACTCATAGTGGAAGGTGCATTGAGCGACATTCTCCGCGTCAAGGATGAGGTCGGCCTTGAGATCAAACCGGATTTCTTATTGAGCGACACAGAACTCGAAGGCGGAAGCGTCGAGCTGCTTGAAGTGCTCGTGATGCGCAATTCCCGGCTGTTGAGGCGCACACTCAAGCAGCTTGCTTTCCGTGAACGCTATCAGATGACCGTGCTTGCGATAAACCGGCATGGGCAGACATTTGTTAATAAGCTGAGCGATATCGAGATCGCATTCGGCGATGTTCTGCTCGTACAGGGAAAACGGTCCGGCATTGAACAGCTTGTGAGCGACAGCGATCTGATCATCCTTGAGGATGTTACAAGTGCAAAGCCGCGTTCAAGCAAGCGAAGGTGGGCTGTCGCGTCATTTCTGCTCTTTCTCGGGTTGTCGCTTTCGCGCGTTGCGACCGACCTTGAGATCCCTTTAGCTATCGCGGTTCTAAGCGGAGTTATGCTTCTGCTTGCGACACGAACGGTCGAGGCGCGTGATATTTACGGCCTTATAAATTTTCCGGTTCTTGTATTGATCGCTTGTATGATGAGCTTCGGTGTAGCGATGGAGAATACCGGTGCTGACAAGCTGCTTGCGGGGTTTATAAACGATAATCTGCAGCAATTCGGCCCGCTTGCGATCCTTGGCGGATTCATCATTCTCACGGTCTTGCTCACGCAGCCGATGTCCAATCAGGCGGCGGCGCTTGTCGTATTGCCCGTTGCGGTTAAATCCGCGATAGCTCTTGGAGTGAACCCGCGGACGTTCATCATTGCGGTCACTTACGCCGCGAGCTTTTCGTTTATAACTCCTTTGGAGCCGGCCTGCGTGATGGTCTATACGCCGGGCCGCTATCGTTTCTTTGATTTCGTAAAGATCGGTACCATAATGACCGCCGCGGTATTTGTGGTGGCAATGCTGCTGGTACCCGTATATTGGCCGTTCTAA
- a CDS encoding AMP-binding protein encodes MPASFCERLVDSLESHSSSTAMRIVGSDAATYTFGELLDQLRSIAWRLGAEGVAKGERIALIGENHPKWAISYLGTVYHGAVIVPLDPHGEIETITNFLNNSEAKAAFLSPDQIERFVSIRERLGHDIKAVVWDMETDVAGFDRFEDWAATRYPEEFISQIPEAHGPDMAVLMYTSGTTGTPKGVPLTHANILAELEGVNHVLELTDKEKILSLLPLFHNYLQIVNLWIATTYGCEVGYLKELTPDELSKAMKEFKPTILTTVPRLWYLFHKKIFDAAASKPKIAQMLFRLMLALNGVLRNTAGINLGRRFFSAVHQGFGGRLRIATSAGSRFDEAVAIDFHKLGFTIIQAYGLTETSGAATATHENDNRVGSVGKPMRGAEIKIADPDAEGVGEVLIKGPMVFSGYYRNPEATAETFTEDGWLRSGDLGKLVDGHLYIVGRGKDVIVLSSGKNVHPEDLEVHYLKCPMVAELAVIGITDESEGRSGAEKLTAVVVPDFEYLKLEKIANSKEAIRHALDSLGRELPEYQRVRDYIIRAEPLPRTATRKIKRFQLKKEIESGVISTQAKEVKAWTFTDADNALMETPTAAAVVTAIRQNAKEADIVHPAMSLELDLGLDSLARAETFAALEQAFDIEFENEEAATTLDVAGLIGMVNKYAGEHTAGVTIDLNWDRIVREADVDLPEIRGILRSRPFFSTFAWCVYKCFYLFCKVFMRLEVTGRSNLTAAMERKVEKGGLSSFIICPNHQSFLDPFVLCSSYDRRLFSSIFHVGASEFFENRAMQFLARLLNVVPVNPDTELMRAMKAGAVGLKHGKILNIYPEGERAFDGELHSFKKGAAILAQALDVPIVPVALDGLYKVWPRGSARIRPAKVTIMIGEPFYAEDVIKTGGTGSGGSIDDHALITEHLKCRIAEMIDQMRGNK; translated from the coding sequence ATGCCTGCTTCTTTTTGCGAACGCCTGGTTGACTCACTCGAGTCGCACAGTTCTTCGACCGCAATGCGGATCGTCGGCAGCGATGCCGCGACCTACACATTCGGCGAACTGCTTGACCAACTGCGATCGATAGCGTGGCGCCTTGGCGCCGAAGGCGTCGCGAAGGGCGAACGGATCGCCCTGATCGGTGAAAATCATCCTAAATGGGCGATCTCATATCTCGGCACTGTTTATCACGGCGCCGTTATTGTCCCGCTCGACCCGCACGGCGAGATCGAGACCATAACGAACTTTTTGAACAACTCCGAAGCAAAGGCTGCCTTTCTTTCACCGGACCAGATCGAGCGATTCGTATCAATCCGAGAACGGCTCGGCCACGATATCAAAGCGGTCGTCTGGGATATGGAAACGGACGTTGCTGGTTTTGATCGTTTTGAAGATTGGGCAGCGACCAGGTATCCCGAGGAATTCATTTCGCAGATACCGGAAGCTCACGGGCCGGATATGGCCGTATTGATGTACACAAGCGGCACGACGGGTACGCCAAAAGGTGTACCGCTGACCCATGCGAACATTCTTGCGGAACTCGAAGGCGTCAACCACGTCCTTGAACTGACAGACAAGGAAAAGATACTGAGCCTGCTTCCCTTATTCCACAACTATTTGCAGATCGTAAACCTTTGGATCGCAACAACTTACGGTTGTGAGGTCGGTTATCTTAAAGAGCTGACGCCGGACGAACTTTCGAAGGCGATGAAGGAGTTCAAGCCTACGATCTTAACGACAGTTCCTCGGCTCTGGTATCTCTTTCACAAGAAGATATTTGATGCCGCAGCTTCAAAGCCAAAGATCGCTCAAATGCTTTTTCGTCTCATGCTGGCGCTCAACGGCGTATTGCGGAACACCGCGGGCATCAACCTCGGACGCCGCTTCTTCTCCGCGGTGCATCAGGGGTTTGGCGGCAGACTTCGCATCGCAACTTCGGCCGGGTCTCGCTTTGATGAGGCCGTGGCCATCGATTTCCACAAACTTGGATTCACTATCATACAAGCCTATGGCTTGACGGAGACCAGCGGCGCCGCGACGGCCACTCACGAGAACGACAATCGTGTCGGCAGCGTCGGTAAGCCGATGCGCGGAGCCGAAATAAAGATCGCCGATCCGGACGCAGAAGGGGTCGGCGAGGTCTTGATCAAAGGCCCGATGGTCTTTTCGGGCTATTATCGGAACCCTGAGGCAACGGCAGAGACCTTTACCGAGGATGGCTGGCTTCGCTCCGGCGATCTCGGCAAACTCGTTGACGGACATCTTTATATTGTCGGGCGCGGCAAGGATGTAATAGTCCTCTCATCGGGCAAGAATGTTCACCCGGAGGACCTTGAGGTCCATTATCTGAAGTGTCCGATGGTCGCCGAGCTTGCCGTCATTGGCATCACCGACGAATCTGAAGGCCGAAGCGGAGCCGAAAAACTGACAGCGGTCGTCGTTCCCGACTTTGAATACCTCAAACTTGAGAAGATCGCCAATTCGAAAGAAGCAATACGCCACGCGCTGGACAGTCTTGGCCGTGAACTTCCGGAATATCAGCGTGTTCGCGACTACATCATTCGTGCCGAGCCGCTGCCGCGAACTGCGACCCGCAAGATCAAGCGTTTTCAGCTTAAGAAAGAGATAGAATCGGGCGTCATCTCTACACAGGCGAAAGAGGTAAAGGCATGGACGTTCACCGATGCCGACAATGCTTTGATGGAAACTCCTACTGCGGCTGCAGTCGTCACAGCGATACGCCAAAACGCTAAGGAAGCCGATATTGTGCATCCGGCGATGAGCCTCGAACTTGACCTCGGCCTTGACAGCCTCGCCCGGGCTGAGACATTTGCCGCACTTGAGCAGGCATTCGATATCGAATTTGAGAACGAGGAAGCGGCCACAACGCTCGATGTCGCCGGCCTTATCGGCATGGTCAATAAATACGCCGGCGAGCACACCGCAGGCGTTACCATCGACCTGAATTGGGATCGAATAGTACGCGAAGCCGATGTCGATCTGCCCGAAATACGAGGTATCTTGCGGTCGAGGCCGTTCTTTTCAACTTTCGCATGGTGCGTTTATAAATGCTTCTATTTATTCTGCAAGGTCTTTATGCGGCTTGAGGTTACAGGCAGAAGTAACTTGACCGCGGCTATGGAGCGTAAGGTCGAGAAGGGCGGTCTCAGTTCATTCATTATTTGTCCGAATCATCAGAGCTTTCTTGATCCGTTCGTCCTTTGTTCGAGTTATGACCGCAGGCTTTTCAGCAGTATTTTCCACGTCGGAGCAAGTGAATTCTTTGAGAACAGAGCTATGCAGTTTCTCGCTCGCCTGCTGAATGTCGTTCCGGTAAATCCGGATACCGAACTGATGCGTGCGATGAAGGCTGGTGCCGTCGGCCTCAAGCACGGAAAGATCCTCAACATCTATCCGGAAGGCGAACGCGCCTTCGACGGAGAACTCCACAGCTTTAAAAAAGGGGCCGCCATTCTTGCACAGGCTCTTGATGTACCGATAGTGCCGGTCGCATTGGACGGCCTGTATAAGGTGTGGCCTCGCGGCTCGGCTCGGATCAGGCCGGCAAAGGTCACGATCATGATCGGTGAGCCATTCTATGCTGAGGACGTCATCAAAACCGGCGGTACCGGTTCAGGAGGATCGATCGACGATCATGCATTGATCACCGAGCATTTGAAATGCAGGATCGCCGAAATGATCGACCAGATGCGTGGTAATAAGTAG
- a CDS encoding HAMP domain-containing protein, which yields MKLFVKIFLWFLIAIALMFGVIYSVTNTFQTEPLVNRFERSTRNQMIVYAETVTQIASYGDEQGVRAFLARLRDREPPRVVNLVGDDGFVWFGDTAAAAVSAPVIEKTRQTGLAETDFSDEEHSIAAAPVRFPDGRRFTLAIQWERSAPPPLFFGTGIALARFIIFLLTSVLVCYLLALYLTSPIRKLRFAARRLAGGDLSTRVASQVGHRRDELADLARDFDLMAERIETLVTTQQRLNRDISHELRSPLARMNVALELAKQKQGDNTLLLERIEGESARLNEMIESILTLAKLESGSENYEKRRIDLDELVRDVAMDAQFEAEANRKNVELKGVDPCTVMGSENLLRSAVENIIRNAVRYTKERTSVEVSLRRSNGHAVVAISDHGGGVPDGEIENLFRPFYRVGEDRTRKTGGIGLGLAIAERAVSAHKGTIKAANKNGGLEVEITLDAV from the coding sequence ATGAAGTTATTCGTAAAGATCTTCCTTTGGTTCCTGATCGCGATCGCGTTGATGTTCGGCGTCATCTATTCAGTTACGAATACGTTTCAGACCGAGCCGCTCGTTAATCGCTTTGAGCGTTCAACGCGAAACCAAATGATCGTCTATGCAGAGACGGTCACACAGATAGCGAGCTATGGTGACGAGCAAGGCGTACGTGCGTTTCTTGCGAGGCTCCGCGACCGCGAACCGCCGCGGGTCGTCAACTTGGTTGGCGACGACGGGTTTGTTTGGTTCGGCGATACTGCGGCCGCGGCTGTTTCGGCACCGGTCATTGAAAAGACGCGTCAAACCGGCCTTGCAGAGACCGACTTTAGCGATGAGGAGCATTCGATCGCAGCCGCTCCGGTAAGATTTCCGGACGGGCGCCGATTCACCTTGGCGATACAATGGGAACGCAGCGCGCCGCCGCCGCTGTTCTTCGGCACAGGCATTGCACTGGCCCGCTTTATCATTTTTCTGCTCACGTCCGTATTGGTTTGTTATTTGCTTGCCCTTTACCTCACGTCGCCTATCCGCAAGCTGCGTTTTGCGGCAAGGCGTTTGGCCGGCGGCGATCTGAGTACGCGAGTTGCTTCGCAGGTCGGGCACCGTCGCGACGAGCTTGCCGATCTCGCACGTGACTTTGACCTGATGGCCGAAAGGATCGAGACGCTTGTAACTACACAGCAGCGATTGAACCGCGACATATCGCACGAGCTTCGCTCGCCGCTTGCGCGGATGAATGTCGCGTTGGAGCTTGCAAAACAAAAGCAGGGCGACAATACGCTGCTGCTCGAGCGCATCGAGGGCGAATCGGCGCGGCTTAACGAGATGATCGAGAGCATTCTGACGCTCGCCAAACTCGAAAGCGGGAGCGAGAACTACGAGAAGCGGCGCATTGACCTCGATGAACTTGTGCGCGATGTTGCGATGGATGCACAGTTCGAGGCCGAAGCGAACCGCAAGAATGTCGAGTTAAAGGGCGTCGATCCCTGCACGGTCATGGGCAGCGAGAACCTTTTGCGAAGTGCTGTCGAGAATATCATCCGCAACGCCGTCCGTTACACAAAGGAACGTACTTCGGTCGAGGTTTCGCTTCGCCGGTCGAACGGCCATGCGGTTGTCGCGATATCAGATCACGGTGGCGGCGTTCCGGATGGCGAGATCGAGAATTTGTTCAGGCCCTTTTATCGTGTCGGTGAAGATCGAACGCGAAAGACGGGCGGCATCGGGCTTGGGCTTGCTATCGCTGAGCGGGCCGTCAGCGCTCACAAGGGTACGATAAAGGCCGCGAACAAGAACGGCGGCCTTGAGGTAGAGATCACACTGGATGCTGTTTAA